One window from the genome of Schistocerca americana isolate TAMUIC-IGC-003095 unplaced genomic scaffold, iqSchAmer2.1 HiC_scaffold_13, whole genome shotgun sequence encodes:
- the LOC124564242 gene encoding uncharacterized protein LOC124564242 — protein MILGFPEDYKKIILNARHELILIRSRQDINCIVSDKADTKSKIVLEKVHWEMPHVQVSEKQQISLWNILKNDITLTLPFRHWDLVESIAPEINSWTWQIKFNTALETARYLILAFQSNRNLITADSSVFDKINISNLKVYLNSSKFPEENFAVDFDTKNTAQAFEMYANFQSLYYGHSSVRRGNPLMNRTEFQNCPIFFIDCSHQDETLKSSVVDMKIEIETKEAFAKNTIAYCLVIHDSVIEMTPSTNQVTKRTQI, from the coding sequence ATGATCTTAGGCTTTCCTGAGGATTACAAAAAGATTATTTTAAATGCTCGCCATGAACTGATACTGATTCGTAGCAGGCAAGATATTAACTGTATTGTCTCAGATAAAGCAGATACTAAATCAAAAATTGTGTTGGAAAAAGTTCACTGGGAAATGCCGCATGTTCAGGTGTCTGAAAAGCAACAAATATCACTGTGGAATATCTTAAAAAATGATATCACTTTGACTCTACCTTTTCGTCACTGGGATTTGGTTGAAAGCATTGCGCCAGAAATTAACTCATGGACATGGCAAATTAAATTTAATACAGCTCTTGAAACAGCAAGGTATTTAATATTGGCTTTTCAGTCAAACAGAAATTTGATTACTGCTGACTCTAGTGTATTCGACAAAATAAACATATCAAACTTGAAGGTGTATTTAAATTCTTCTAAATTCCCAGAGGAGaattttgctgttgattttgaCACGAAGAATACTGCACAGGCGTTTGAAATGTATGCCAATTTTCAATCGCTGTATTATGGACATAGCAGTGTAAGAAGAGGGAACCCTCTCATGAACCGTACTGAATTTCAGAACTGTCCTATATTTTTCATCGATTGTTCTCATCAAGACGAAACACTGAAATCTTCGGTCGTTGACATGAAGATTGAAATAGAAACAAAAGAAGCATTTGCTAAAAATACAATAGCTTACTGCCTGGTCATTCATGATTCAGTGATTGAAATGACTCCATCAACCAATCAAGTCACAAAGCGTACGCAGATATAG